AGGACGGTCAGCGTCAGGAAGCCGAGGATCAGCGGGCCGCGGCCCGACCAGGGCGCAGGGCGGTTCATGTCACGCCTCCGGGTCCGGCGTTTCGCACGATCTCGGTGTGGTTCTTCACCATGTCGCGCAGCACCTGGTCCCGCGGTCCGAAGGCCGCGCGCACTCCGTTCTCCATAACCATCAGAAGGTCGCATTCCTGGATTGCGGCGGGCCGGTGAGCCATGATGAAGATCGACCCGCCTGCCTGTTTCATCGCCCGGATCGCGGCGTTCAGCGCCATCGACCCTTCGTTGTCCAGGTTCGAGTTCGGCTCGTCCAGCACCAGGAAGACCGGGTTGCCATACATGGCGCGGGCAAGCCCGATCCGCTGGATCTGCCCGCCCGACAGCCGCCCGCCGAGCGCCGAGACACGCGTATCGTAGCCCTGCGGCAGGGCCACGATCATGTCATGCGCCGCCGCCTTCCGCGCCGCCGCGACCACGGCTTCGCCGTCCGGAGCGCCCTTCAGCCGGGCGATGTTCTCGGCGATCGTGCCCTCGAACAGCACGACGCGCTGCGGCAGGTAGCCGACGTAGCCGCCCAGCACGTCCGGGTCATACTGGTCGAGCGCCGCCCCGTCGAGGCGGATCCTGCCGGTGGCCGGGCGCCAGACGCCGATCAGCGCCCGCGCCAGCGTGGACTTGCCCGAGCCCGAGGGACCGATCACCCCGAGGGCCTGACCCGGCTCGAGCCGGAAGCTGATGCCGCGCAGCACCGCGACCGCCTCGCCGGGCGGGACGACGCTGAGGTTCTGCGCCTCGATCAGCGCGCGGGGCCGGGGCAGCGCCGTGCGGGGCGGCTCCGACGGCTGGCGGGTCAGAAGCTCGGCCAGCCGTCGCCATCCCTCGCTGGCGCGCTGGACCAGCGACCACTGTCCGATTGCCATCTCGATCGGCGCGAGCGCGCGGCCCATCAGGATCGAGCCCGCGATCATGGCCCCCGCGCTCAGCTCCTGCCGCAGCACCAGCCACGCGCCGAGGCCCAGCATGGCGGACTGCAGGAACAGGCGCAGCGTCTTGGTCAGCGTGCCGAAGGCGCCGGTGAGATCCGCCGCCGACATGTTGGAGGCCAGGGCCGCGCCGCGCGCCTTCTGCCAGCGGTCGAAGCCCGCACCGGCCATGCCGAGAGCCTGGACCAGCTCGGCCTCGGCCTTCAGGTTCTCGGCGAAGCGGTCGGCGTGGAGCGAGCTTTGGGTTGCGCGCTGCATCGGCGCCTCGGACAGGCGCTGGTTCAGCAGGGTGACGATGACCAGCACCACGCCGCCGCCGACGGCGAGCCAGCCCATCCACGGGTGGAAGACGAAGATCGCGCCCACGAAGAACGGCGTCCAGGGCATGTCGAACAGGGCCAGCAGCACCGGCGAGGACCACAGGCGCTGCACGGACTCGAGGTCGCGCTGCGCGGCCAGGGCGGCCGGATCGCCTGGCGCGACCGAGAGGCGCCGCACAGCGGCCTCGAACACCCGGCGGTCCAGACGGTCCTGAAAGCGGGCGCCGACCCTTGC
This portion of the Rhodobacter sp. CZR27 genome encodes:
- a CDS encoding type I secretion system permease/ATPase, giving the protein MIALDIRKGLEELRAARRISLGSLVAAFVFSVFVNLLMLTGPLYMLQVYDRVLGSRSEETLLALSLLVTFLFVAMGLLDHARARVMARVGARFQDRLDRRVFEAAVRRLSVAPGDPAALAAQRDLESVQRLWSSPVLLALFDMPWTPFFVGAIFVFHPWMGWLAVGGGVVLVIVTLLNQRLSEAPMQRATQSSLHADRFAENLKAEAELVQALGMAGAGFDRWQKARGAALASNMSAADLTGAFGTLTKTLRLFLQSAMLGLGAWLVLRQELSAGAMIAGSILMGRALAPIEMAIGQWSLVQRASEGWRRLAELLTRQPSEPPRTALPRPRALIEAQNLSVVPPGEAVAVLRGISFRLEPGQALGVIGPSGSGKSTLARALIGVWRPATGRIRLDGAALDQYDPDVLGGYVGYLPQRVVLFEGTIAENIARLKGAPDGEAVVAAARKAAAHDMIVALPQGYDTRVSALGGRLSGGQIQRIGLARAMYGNPVFLVLDEPNSNLDNEGSMALNAAIRAMKQAGGSIFIMAHRPAAIQECDLLMVMENGVRAAFGPRDQVLRDMVKNHTEIVRNAGPGGVT